In the Ictalurus punctatus breed USDA103 chromosome 7, Coco_2.0, whole genome shotgun sequence genome, one interval contains:
- the and2 gene encoding actinodin2, which yields MARIKLSLLFSGIVLAIILMPDFLGAGPVGHTEKEEAEFAEEKPASLLALKKLTRNKRNAVAHYKRLPEFWAWYKYYMDTHNQEGIESLDQLYLIYLQNKHRVEGDNTYKHYLTHLSEVYKACAKSDDPDCIPEYTSKPTAKVVMPAAMKQGPVNVCNPYLDPYCIISVGPQAAPEEPPPAPVAVKSPSPFLLPTPIKTPSGHHYYASALEPFLSSEKRAELLRICSPSDVECLQYHLRAAYGYRPALTPVPSNTYLGCDPTKDPYCRPTMVAKTPSSLYHVYPHCNPAVDPLCVSNIAPAAQSAEKAPKEQYCNPLFEKDCNPLTANRLVTLKTPVLQYVPQGQMTPYHLAALMKPFPISQQAKSSASGTTPECHPYDPSCSRFSPLASTAAVKNMQGGIILPHPDCDPEIDYNCRLRRAEPKDNRKTAEEPKDELESGDDASNANVAPQYQVPRFEDFLRGYLGHYKK from the exons ATGGCCCGAATCAAGTTGTCCTTGCTGTTTTCTGGTATTGTGCTTGCAATCATCTTAATGCCAG ATTTTCTTGGGGCTGGTCCAGTAGGACAtacagaaaaggaagaag CTGAGTTTGCTGAAGAGAAGCCAGCCAGCTTGTTAGCCCTGAAGAAACTGACACGCAATAAGAGGAATGCTGTTGCTCATTACAAACGCTTGCCTGAATTCTGGGCCTGGTACAAGTACTATATGGACACCCATAACCAGGAGGGA ATTGAGAGTTTGGACCAGCTGTACTTGATCTACCTGCAGAATAAGCATCGAGTTGAGGGGGACAATACCTACAAACATTACCTCACCCATCTGAGTGAGGTCTACAAGGCCTGTGCTAAATCAGATGACCCTGACTGCATTCCAGAGTACACAAGCAAGCCCACAGCTAAGGTTGTTATGCCAGCTGCCATGAAGCAAGGTCCAGTGAATGTGTGTAATCCATATCTTGATCCCTACTGTATAATTTCTGTTGGTCCTCAAGCAGCACCTGAGGagcctcctcctgctcctgttgCAGTTAAATCTCCCAGTCCCTTTCTGCTCCCCACACCCATAAAAACCCCATCTGGACACCATTACTATGCCTCAGCATTGGAACCTTTTCTCTCAAGTGAAAAGAGAGCTGAGCTGCTCCGGATCTGCAGCCCATCTGATGTAGAGTGCTTGCAGTATCACTTACGTGCTGCTTATGGTTATAGACCTGCTCTTACCCCAGTGCCTTCCAATACCTATCTAGGATGTGACCCTACTAAAGACCCTTACTGCAGGCCCACAATGGTAGCCAAGACTCCATCAAGTCTGTATCATGTATACCCTCACTGTAACCCGGCTGTTGACCCTCTCTGCGTCAGTAATATAGCCCCAGCTGCCCAAAGTGCAGAGAAGGCTCCTAAGGAACAGTACTGCAACCCTCTGTTTGAAAAGGATTGCAACCCACTCACTGCCAACAGGCTGGTCACACTTAAGACTCCTGTGCTGCAGTATGTGCCACAAGGCCAGATGACTCCCTACCACCTAGCTGCCCTAATGAAACCATTCCCGATTAGCCAACAAGCGAAATCCAGTGCTTCTGGTACCACACCAGAATGCCATCCATATGATCCCAGCTGTAGCAGATTTTCCCCTCTGGCTTCCACTGCGGCAGTCAAGAACATGCAGGGTGGCATCATCTTACCCCACCCTGACTGTGATCCTGAGATTGACTATAATTGCCGTCTGCGCCGTGCAGAACCCAAAGACAACAGAAAGACAGCTGAGGAACCCAAGGATGAGCTGGAAAGTGGTGATGACGCCAGCAACGCCAATGTAGCGCCGCAGTACCAGGTCCCACGATTCGAGGATTTCCTGAGGGGATACCTGGGTCACTATAAGAAATAA
- the retreg1 gene encoding reticulophagy regulator 1 isoform X2 — protein sequence MVEENLGSGLSWELVDSGQESRSGAEAQLTDCWLSIKLFLEETSSFKQQNPGKFCLLVCSLCFFLAILGKYIPGVVVSYIIVLGIFLWPIVSSHEFGMWLEPILQKVNFGVGHFLQKIKENHEKRLLQAEAEKESIEADLSSMFPKLDSMVCRELSVSDTEVSEVTWTDNGTFNLSEGHTPQTENSEDLDRRSEEEVFSGGLTEFPSLDNGVGTNGDDEDLSIGLPTASISQHREARGTGVGDEAAVTQALGLLQRTAENAITAAVTAAIQERLESAIAENTDSEAEDFELLDQSELEHLEGELGLEKASGEPQSKDAKNAGFFSKLLGHQ from the exons ATGGTGGAGGAAAATCTTGGATCAGggttaag CTGGGAGCTAGTGGACTCGGGTCAGGAGAGCAGGTCTGGAGCCGAAGCTCAGCTTACAGACTGCTGGCTGAGCATCAAGCTGTTCCTTGAGGAGACGTCTTCTTTCAAACAGCAGAATCCGGGGAAG TTTTGTCTTCTGGTATGCAGCTTGTGTTTTTTCCTGGCCATACTGGGCAAGTACATTCCAGGAGTTGTTGTTTCATATATTATAG TGCTAGGCATTTTCCTGTGGCCTATAGTGTCGTCACATGAGTTTGGGATGTGGCTGGAACCAATTCTGCAGAAAGTGAACTTTGGAGTGGGGCACTTCCTGCAAAAGATTAAAGAGAATCATG AAAAGAGATTGCTCCAAGCAGAGGCTGAGAAAGAAAGCATTGAAGCCGATCTGTCCTCGATGTTCCCTAAG CTGGACTCCATGGTGTGTCGGGAGCTATCTGTATCAGACACCGAAGTCTCTGAAGTAACGTGGACCGATAACGGCACCTTTAACTTATCAGAAGGACACACACCTCAGACAGAGAACTCAGAGG ATTTAGATCGTCGCAGCGAGGAGGAGGTGTTCTCCGGTGGCCTAACTGAATTTCCTTCCCTGGATAATGGCGTAGGGACTAACGGGGATGATGAGGACTTGAGTATCGGCCTTCCCACCGCGTCTATCTCCCAGCACAGAGAAGCTCGAGGGACTGGTGTGGGGGATGAGGCTGCAGTGACTCAAGCTTTGGGACTTCTACAGAGGACGGCCGAGAATGCCATCACAGCCGCAGTCACTGCTGCCATACAAGAGCGGCTGGAGTCAGCGATTGCTGAGAATACAGACAGCGAGGCTGAGGACTTTGAGCTGCTGGACCAGTCTGAGCTTGAACATCTGGAGGGCGAGCTGGGTCTGGAGAAAGCAAGTGGTGAGCCTCAGTCCAAAGATGCCAAAAATGCTGGCTTTTTCTCCAAACTGCTTGGGCACCAGTAA
- the retreg1 gene encoding reticulophagy regulator 1 isoform X3, with protein MTGSWELVDSGQESRSGAEAQLTDCWLSIKLFLEETSSFKQQNPGKFCLLVCSLCFFLAILGKYIPGVVVSYIIVLGIFLWPIVSSHEFGMWLEPILQKVNFGVGHFLQKIKENHEKRLLQAEAEKESIEADLSSMFPKLDSMVCRELSVSDTEVSEVTWTDNGTFNLSEGHTPQTENSEDLDRRSEEEVFSGGLTEFPSLDNGVGTNGDDEDLSIGLPTASISQHREARGTGVGDEAAVTQALGLLQRTAENAITAAVTAAIQERLESAIAENTDSEAEDFELLDQSELEHLEGELGLEKASGEPQSKDAKNAGFFSKLLGHQ; from the exons ATGACAGGCAG CTGGGAGCTAGTGGACTCGGGTCAGGAGAGCAGGTCTGGAGCCGAAGCTCAGCTTACAGACTGCTGGCTGAGCATCAAGCTGTTCCTTGAGGAGACGTCTTCTTTCAAACAGCAGAATCCGGGGAAG TTTTGTCTTCTGGTATGCAGCTTGTGTTTTTTCCTGGCCATACTGGGCAAGTACATTCCAGGAGTTGTTGTTTCATATATTATAG TGCTAGGCATTTTCCTGTGGCCTATAGTGTCGTCACATGAGTTTGGGATGTGGCTGGAACCAATTCTGCAGAAAGTGAACTTTGGAGTGGGGCACTTCCTGCAAAAGATTAAAGAGAATCATG AAAAGAGATTGCTCCAAGCAGAGGCTGAGAAAGAAAGCATTGAAGCCGATCTGTCCTCGATGTTCCCTAAG CTGGACTCCATGGTGTGTCGGGAGCTATCTGTATCAGACACCGAAGTCTCTGAAGTAACGTGGACCGATAACGGCACCTTTAACTTATCAGAAGGACACACACCTCAGACAGAGAACTCAGAGG ATTTAGATCGTCGCAGCGAGGAGGAGGTGTTCTCCGGTGGCCTAACTGAATTTCCTTCCCTGGATAATGGCGTAGGGACTAACGGGGATGATGAGGACTTGAGTATCGGCCTTCCCACCGCGTCTATCTCCCAGCACAGAGAAGCTCGAGGGACTGGTGTGGGGGATGAGGCTGCAGTGACTCAAGCTTTGGGACTTCTACAGAGGACGGCCGAGAATGCCATCACAGCCGCAGTCACTGCTGCCATACAAGAGCGGCTGGAGTCAGCGATTGCTGAGAATACAGACAGCGAGGCTGAGGACTTTGAGCTGCTGGACCAGTCTGAGCTTGAACATCTGGAGGGCGAGCTGGGTCTGGAGAAAGCAAGTGGTGAGCCTCAGTCCAAAGATGCCAAAAATGCTGGCTTTTTCTCCAAACTGCTTGGGCACCAGTAA
- the retreg1 gene encoding reticulophagy regulator 1 isoform X1: MAEREKQEATGTRRPSSITPPPACCRKTLMNWKRPVKTCATFAATNVVFWFVSFSPFRVVCLLCLCLLLLLLVQLLRDMALSKSRGSSLWRSMTGSWELVDSGQESRSGAEAQLTDCWLSIKLFLEETSSFKQQNPGKFCLLVCSLCFFLAILGKYIPGVVVSYIIVLGIFLWPIVSSHEFGMWLEPILQKVNFGVGHFLQKIKENHEKRLLQAEAEKESIEADLSSMFPKLDSMVCRELSVSDTEVSEVTWTDNGTFNLSEGHTPQTENSEDLDRRSEEEVFSGGLTEFPSLDNGVGTNGDDEDLSIGLPTASISQHREARGTGVGDEAAVTQALGLLQRTAENAITAAVTAAIQERLESAIAENTDSEAEDFELLDQSELEHLEGELGLEKASGEPQSKDAKNAGFFSKLLGHQ, encoded by the exons ATggcggagagagagaagcaggagGCTACAGGAACCCGGCGGCCCTCATCAATCACCCCGCCGCCGGCATGCTGCCGAAAAACGCTGATGAACTGGAAAAGGCCGGTGAAGACTTGCGCCACCTTTGCAGCGACGAACGTCGTTTTCTG GTTTGTGTCCTTTAGTCCATTCCGAGTGGTTTGTCTTCTCTGCTTGTGTCTGCTTCTATTGCTGCTGGTACAGTTGCTGAGGGACATGGCACTTTCCAAGTCAAGAG GATCCAGTTTATGGCGAAGTATGACAGGCAG CTGGGAGCTAGTGGACTCGGGTCAGGAGAGCAGGTCTGGAGCCGAAGCTCAGCTTACAGACTGCTGGCTGAGCATCAAGCTGTTCCTTGAGGAGACGTCTTCTTTCAAACAGCAGAATCCGGGGAAG TTTTGTCTTCTGGTATGCAGCTTGTGTTTTTTCCTGGCCATACTGGGCAAGTACATTCCAGGAGTTGTTGTTTCATATATTATAG TGCTAGGCATTTTCCTGTGGCCTATAGTGTCGTCACATGAGTTTGGGATGTGGCTGGAACCAATTCTGCAGAAAGTGAACTTTGGAGTGGGGCACTTCCTGCAAAAGATTAAAGAGAATCATG AAAAGAGATTGCTCCAAGCAGAGGCTGAGAAAGAAAGCATTGAAGCCGATCTGTCCTCGATGTTCCCTAAG CTGGACTCCATGGTGTGTCGGGAGCTATCTGTATCAGACACCGAAGTCTCTGAAGTAACGTGGACCGATAACGGCACCTTTAACTTATCAGAAGGACACACACCTCAGACAGAGAACTCAGAGG ATTTAGATCGTCGCAGCGAGGAGGAGGTGTTCTCCGGTGGCCTAACTGAATTTCCTTCCCTGGATAATGGCGTAGGGACTAACGGGGATGATGAGGACTTGAGTATCGGCCTTCCCACCGCGTCTATCTCCCAGCACAGAGAAGCTCGAGGGACTGGTGTGGGGGATGAGGCTGCAGTGACTCAAGCTTTGGGACTTCTACAGAGGACGGCCGAGAATGCCATCACAGCCGCAGTCACTGCTGCCATACAAGAGCGGCTGGAGTCAGCGATTGCTGAGAATACAGACAGCGAGGCTGAGGACTTTGAGCTGCTGGACCAGTCTGAGCTTGAACATCTGGAGGGCGAGCTGGGTCTGGAGAAAGCAAGTGGTGAGCCTCAGTCCAAAGATGCCAAAAATGCTGGCTTTTTCTCCAAACTGCTTGGGCACCAGTAA